One stretch of Girardinichthys multiradiatus isolate DD_20200921_A chromosome 2, DD_fGirMul_XY1, whole genome shotgun sequence DNA includes these proteins:
- the irak4 gene encoding interleukin-1 receptor-associated kinase 4 isoform X1 gives MNSSLTSATYVRNISYGLRRQLSDFLDPQDRWMDVIVSIRKPSGELRYSQLHVRRFECLMAQGKSPTVELLNDWGTSNCTVGELVDILKSHRLLAAASLLLPGEDYLSEKTQQLSPPLQTITDSPTRPLGERQNQSPPAGSALETQVLSGNSEKGHTVSGFSSFMYSELRRITGNFDDRSTSNGGNRLGEGGFGTVYKGFLNNRPVAVKKLNPMDGMPLDKLQDQFNQEIQTLRVLQHENLVDMVGFSCDEQHLCIVYAFMANGSLLDRLACLDGSPPLSWQQRCLIAEGTARGLEYLHSNHHVHRDVKSANILLDENFVAKISDFGLTRASAKRTSTTMMTERIVGTRAYMAPEALRGQITPKSDVFSFGVVLLEILSGRPPADENKEPQFLMEIRDDIDDEDEDLTLEMFVDRKMTDWELSQVESIYCLASNCLDDRKNRRPVIKQVLSEIHSVVKSNSLDS, from the exons ATGAATAGTTCTTTGACTTCCGCTACTTATGTTCGCAACATCAGTTACGGTCTGCGCCGCCAGCTGTCCGACTTTCTGGACCCTCAGGACAGGTGGATGGACGTGATTGTGTCCATACGGAAGCCGAGTGGGGAGCTGAGGTACTCCCAGCTTCACGTCAG gaggTTTGAATGTCTTATGGCTCAGGGGAAGAGTCCCACCGTGGAGCTGCTGAATGACTGGGGGACCAGCAACTGCACAGTGGGAGAACTGGTGGATATTTTGAAGAGCCACAGGTTGCTGGCTGCTGCTAGTCTCCTGCTACCTG GGGAAGACTATTTATCAGAAAAGACACAGCAGCTTTCTCCACCATTACAGACTATTACAGATTCTCCAACCAGACCGCTGGGTGAGAGACAGAATCAGTCCCCGCCTGCCGGATCAGCCCTAGAGACACAAGTACTGAGTGGAAACAGTGAAAAAGGACACACAG TGTCAGGGTTCTCCAGTTTTATGTACAGTGAGCTGAGAAGGATCACGGGCAACTTTGACGACCGTTCCACCTCAAATGGTGGCAACCGACTCGGAGAGGGGGGCTTTGGCACTGTATACAAAGGTTTTCTGAACAACAGACCTGTGGCGGTGAAAAAACTAAACCCT ATGGATGGCATGCCTCTGGACAAGCTGCAAGATCAGTTTAACCAAGAGATCCAGACTCTGAGAGT GTTGCAACACGAGAACTTGGTTGACATGGTTGGATTTTCTTGCGATGAGCAGCACCTGTGCATAGTGTATGCCTTCATGGCAAATGGATCTTTGCTGGATCGACTCGCTTGTTTG GATGGAAGTCCTCCTCTTTCTTGGCAACAGAGATGCTTGATTGCGGAAGGGACCGCTAGAGGTTTGGAGTACCTGCACAGCAACCATCACGTACACAGAGATGTTAAAAG TGCAAACATCCTGCTGGATGAGAACTTTGTGGCGAAAATCTCTGACTTTGGGCTGACGAGAGCATCAGCCAAGCGCACGTCTACGACGATGATGACGGAGAGGATTGTGGGGACCCGTGCGTACATGGCCCCTGAGGCCCTGAGAGGACAGATCACCCCAAAATCTGATGTGTTCAGCTTTGGTGTG GTGCTGTTAGAAATATTGTCCGGACGTCCGCCAGCTGATGAAAACAAGGAGCCCCAGTTCTTG ATGGAGATCAGGGACGACATAGATGATGAGGACGAAGATTTGACTCTGGAGATGTTTGTGGATAGAAAGATGACGGACTGGGAACTGAGCCAGGTGGAGAGCATCTACTGCTTGGCTTCTAACTGCCTGGACGACAGAAAAAACAGACGGCCAGTCATCAAACAG gTTCTTTCAGAGATTCACAGTGTTGTCAAAAGCAATTCCTTGGACTCTTAG
- the irak4 gene encoding interleukin-1 receptor-associated kinase 4 isoform X2, producing the protein MNSSLTSATYVRNISYGLRRQLSDFLDPQDRWMDVIVSIRKPSGELRYSQLHVRRFECLMAQGKSPTVELLNDWGTSNCTVGELVDILKSHRLLAAASLLLPGEDYLSEKTQQLSPPLQTITDSPTRPLGERQNQSPPAGSALETQVLSGNSEKGHTGFSSFMYSELRRITGNFDDRSTSNGGNRLGEGGFGTVYKGFLNNRPVAVKKLNPMDGMPLDKLQDQFNQEIQTLRVLQHENLVDMVGFSCDEQHLCIVYAFMANGSLLDRLACLDGSPPLSWQQRCLIAEGTARGLEYLHSNHHVHRDVKSANILLDENFVAKISDFGLTRASAKRTSTTMMTERIVGTRAYMAPEALRGQITPKSDVFSFGVVLLEILSGRPPADENKEPQFLMEIRDDIDDEDEDLTLEMFVDRKMTDWELSQVESIYCLASNCLDDRKNRRPVIKQVLSEIHSVVKSNSLDS; encoded by the exons ATGAATAGTTCTTTGACTTCCGCTACTTATGTTCGCAACATCAGTTACGGTCTGCGCCGCCAGCTGTCCGACTTTCTGGACCCTCAGGACAGGTGGATGGACGTGATTGTGTCCATACGGAAGCCGAGTGGGGAGCTGAGGTACTCCCAGCTTCACGTCAG gaggTTTGAATGTCTTATGGCTCAGGGGAAGAGTCCCACCGTGGAGCTGCTGAATGACTGGGGGACCAGCAACTGCACAGTGGGAGAACTGGTGGATATTTTGAAGAGCCACAGGTTGCTGGCTGCTGCTAGTCTCCTGCTACCTG GGGAAGACTATTTATCAGAAAAGACACAGCAGCTTTCTCCACCATTACAGACTATTACAGATTCTCCAACCAGACCGCTGGGTGAGAGACAGAATCAGTCCCCGCCTGCCGGATCAGCCCTAGAGACACAAGTACTGAGTGGAAACAGTGAAAAAGGACACACAG GGTTCTCCAGTTTTATGTACAGTGAGCTGAGAAGGATCACGGGCAACTTTGACGACCGTTCCACCTCAAATGGTGGCAACCGACTCGGAGAGGGGGGCTTTGGCACTGTATACAAAGGTTTTCTGAACAACAGACCTGTGGCGGTGAAAAAACTAAACCCT ATGGATGGCATGCCTCTGGACAAGCTGCAAGATCAGTTTAACCAAGAGATCCAGACTCTGAGAGT GTTGCAACACGAGAACTTGGTTGACATGGTTGGATTTTCTTGCGATGAGCAGCACCTGTGCATAGTGTATGCCTTCATGGCAAATGGATCTTTGCTGGATCGACTCGCTTGTTTG GATGGAAGTCCTCCTCTTTCTTGGCAACAGAGATGCTTGATTGCGGAAGGGACCGCTAGAGGTTTGGAGTACCTGCACAGCAACCATCACGTACACAGAGATGTTAAAAG TGCAAACATCCTGCTGGATGAGAACTTTGTGGCGAAAATCTCTGACTTTGGGCTGACGAGAGCATCAGCCAAGCGCACGTCTACGACGATGATGACGGAGAGGATTGTGGGGACCCGTGCGTACATGGCCCCTGAGGCCCTGAGAGGACAGATCACCCCAAAATCTGATGTGTTCAGCTTTGGTGTG GTGCTGTTAGAAATATTGTCCGGACGTCCGCCAGCTGATGAAAACAAGGAGCCCCAGTTCTTG ATGGAGATCAGGGACGACATAGATGATGAGGACGAAGATTTGACTCTGGAGATGTTTGTGGATAGAAAGATGACGGACTGGGAACTGAGCCAGGTGGAGAGCATCTACTGCTTGGCTTCTAACTGCCTGGACGACAGAAAAAACAGACGGCCAGTCATCAAACAG gTTCTTTCAGAGATTCACAGTGTTGTCAAAAGCAATTCCTTGGACTCTTAG